A single genomic interval of cyanobiont of Ornithocercus magnificus harbors:
- a CDS encoding CopG family transcriptional regulator, which produces MSVSKPRRRFDVHMPPNIAQDMQDLEYETGLSRGEIFRRAMALYKNAKQTQLARGNVIFRYLDGEIREVIGI; this is translated from the coding sequence ATGTCTGTATCAAAACCTAGAAGACGGTTTGATGTTCATATGCCTCCAAATATTGCCCAAGATATGCAAGATCTTGAGTACGAAACTGGGTTATCTCGCGGTGAGATCTTTCGCCGGGCCATGGCTCTATACAAAAATGCCAAACAAACCCAGTTGGCTAGAGGTAATGTAATTTTCCGCTATTTGGATGGAGAGATCCGAGAAGTAATCGGAATCTAG